Part of the Ruegeria sp. AD91A genome, TTGCGGCCTATGGTGCGGCGGACCAGATTTGGGTGCTGCAGGAGATCGATGGTCAGCCCTATGAGGCGAGTGCTCTGCTGCGGTTTCCCGAAGAAGGCAGGATTTCCGGAAACGCTCCGTGCAACAGCTATGACGGAACACTCAACGCGCCCTACCCGTGGTTTGAGGTTCAGAACCTCAGCGCGACGCGCGCCGCCTGCGCGGGGCTCGAAGCGGAAGGGTTCTACTTTGCCGCCCTCATGACCATGACCCAATCCGAAGTGTCAGGCAATGTGCTGATCCTGCGAAACGAGGATGGGCACGAGATGGTGTTCACAGCCGCCGAGTGACCTGATCCACGAACCTGGCCCGCGCTTCGGGCAGCGGATTATGCCCCAAAGACGGCGCGACGCGGTGTTCCAGGAAATACCCGGTCGTGCGCAGGGCCTCTGCGATCTCGGCGTCGGGCGCAGTGCCTTCCCCGCGCAGACAGGGCGGAAGGGGCAACAGCTTGTCCGCCCAATCACCGGCGCCATTCGCACTAACGGAACGGCCTGTTTTGGGCGATACGTAGATCAATCCTTCGGTCACACCTGTCACGGCGCAGGCTGTCAGATCAAGGCCAAAGCCAAGTTCGTCCAGCAGCGCGAGTTCCCATCGCAGATAAGCCAGAGGCCAGATCTCGTCCTGCCCCAGCAGGTCCATCAACTGTTCCGTCCGTGTATAGAGCGAGGCGTGTGGTTCCCGTTCGGGCAAACAAAAGGACAAGAGAGAGACGACAGCGTTGAGCCCGGACAGTGCCAGCCGCCCTGAAAACGCGGCTGCCGCGCGGGACCGCAGGGGCTCGACCTGAAAGGTGCCGATATGTTCTTCCAGTCGCGCGCGCCACAGCACGTCCAGTTGCGCGCCAGGTTGCAGGATCGGCGCGATCTTGCGGCTGGTCCCACCACGCACCACACCGGCATGACGACCATGGCCTTCGGTGAAGACCTCGATAATCGCCGCTGTTTCGCCATGGCGGCGTAAAGTCAGGAGTATTCCGTGATCGCGCCAGTCCAAAACTCGACCCTGCTGTTGGTTGGGTTGGATCGCAGAAAATCCCAAGCGACGTCGGCGCGCAAGGGCGGAACTTCTTTTCCCGCTTTCGACGAGAGTCCTTTTTCCGAAGGCGCCATAGTTTTGTGACTTCGTGCCACCCGTCTTGTGCACGTTCTCGCAACCCCCACCTGCGCTTCAAACAGAAGGGGCCGCGCCATGATAGATGACGAACCGCAACCTGCCGTGTATTACGACAAACACGAAATCTGGACGCCGGATCCGACAGCCGCAGACATGCAGGTCTATGAGACGTTTGCTTCGGCCGTCGTCGAACTTGTGCAGGTGCTGGATGACAACAAGCTGATGTTGTCACGGGATGTCTACGCCCGCTTTTTTGCGTCTCTGCTGCACCTGTCCAGAATGTTGGGCGAATACGAAGACGGGTGGAACGGCGGAGATGGCGCGTGATCCAAAGGCGAGCGAAGACCGTGGGGAAGAATATCAGCCTTTCATTCCAAAGGCCCCGGTAGAACGCGTCAGCTGACCCACAGACCGATGGAAACCCCGTCAGTTCCCTGTTCGGGTAGGTCGGGGGCCGCCAAAGCTATTCCGAAAAACGCGTTGCTTGAATCCAGTTCAGGTATTAATGTTCCGCTTATGTTCTTAAAGTGGGATTCCAAAAAATGTCTCTTAACTATGTCATGATCGGTTCTAACGACGTTGCCAAAGCGCGGAAATACTATGACGCGGTTGTTCCCCAGATCGGCGGAAAGGTCATCGCCGAGTATATGCCGCACGCTGTGTGCTATGAGCTGCGTGGCGGCGGATGCATATGGGTCGCGACACCCTTCGACAAAGAAGTCGCGACGATCGGAAACGGGAACATGGTTGGTCTGCTGTGCCAAAACGAAGCGGAAGTTCGCGATGCGCACGCAACCGCGCTTGCAAATGGCGGAGCAAACGAAGGTGATCCGGGTGACCGCCCCCAATATGGTCCGAACTTTTTTGGCGCTTATGCACGCGACCCTGACGGGAACAAGATGAGCTTTGTCTATTTTAGCGACGCAGGTTGATGGCGCTGAAAACCACTTGCGAACTTGATAGTGAGAAAAACCTCAGGCGGCAGGAGGTTTAGAACGTCACACCTGCGTGAATTAGGATGCCGATGACCATTAATAAGTTCAGCACCATCGAGAGTCCGTTGCCCACATAGATGGGCAGCTTGCCCACCACCATACCATAGGCAAACCACAGGAAGGACAGCCCGGCATAGAGAGACCAGGACAGAAGCGACTGACCGGTCGCGTGTTCGGAATGGGTAAAGTAGAGCTTGATCAATTGTGGAAGCGTGGCAAAAGGCCCGACAACGCCGACAAAGACCATGAAGCCCTCGAACCGCTGCATCCAGTGGCCGAGTTCCGATTTCTCCAGTTTCTCCGCAAGCGTTTCAGTCACGAAAGCCCCTCTTGGTTGCGCTCGGTCCGTAGGACACGTCAGGCCTTACAGGCCAATTGCAGCAATAAAATAGTCGCTTTGATCTCGGCGTCAAAGACCCTTCTGAATCGTGGTCACTCCAGCCCCTCTTCGCCCAGCAGGTGCCGCCCCTGCCGGTCTTCGACCTCAATCACCCAGAGGTCCGGGTCAAAGCCACGTTGACGCTGGATGGCCTGGTCCACGTGGCCCTCCGGGCCAGACGAGAGTTCGACCCATTTTCGTTCACCACTCATCAGATCAAAGCTGCGTTGGAACGCAACGGCCTGTCCATCCAGCGTGCTCAGCTTGACCAGAACTGCGCCTGCCGTGTCATCGCCATGGGCCACCACATAGGCCGGGATATCCTGAAATCGCAGCCGCGCCAGATAGGCGTGGACCCAGAACTCGGCCGTCAGACGGGTCATGCGTTTCCGTCTTTGAAATCCAGACCCATTTCCGAGTAACGCTCGGATTCTTCCAGCCAGTTGGGCCGGACCTTCACTTGCAGGAACAGGTGAATTTTGCGGTCGAGGAATTCTTCCAGTTCTGCCCGCGCAGCCTGGCTGACGGCCTTGATGGTCTCACCCTTCTTGCCCAACACGATGCCTTTGTGGCCGTCACGCATGACATAGATGACCTGATCGATCTTGGCAGAGCCGTCCTTGCGTTCTTCCCAGTTCTCGGTCTCGACGGTCAACTGATAGGGCAATTCCTGATGCAGGCGCAGGGTGAG contains:
- a CDS encoding META domain-containing protein, with product MTRLILTLPLMALFQCDKDETVAAYGAADQIWVLQEIDGQPYEASALLRFPEEGRISGNAPCNSYDGTLNAPYPWFEVQNLSATRAACAGLEAEGFYFAALMTMTQSEVSGNVLILRNEDGHEMVFTAAE
- the recO gene encoding DNA repair protein RecO; amino-acid sequence: MDWRDHGILLTLRRHGETAAIIEVFTEGHGRHAGVVRGGTSRKIAPILQPGAQLDVLWRARLEEHIGTFQVEPLRSRAAAAFSGRLALSGLNAVVSLLSFCLPEREPHASLYTRTEQLMDLLGQDEIWPLAYLRWELALLDELGFGLDLTACAVTGVTEGLIYVSPKTGRSVSANGAGDWADKLLPLPPCLRGEGTAPDAEIAEALRTTGYFLEHRVAPSLGHNPLPEARARFVDQVTRRL
- a CDS encoding SemiSWEET transporter encodes the protein MTETLAEKLEKSELGHWMQRFEGFMVFVGVVGPFATLPQLIKLYFTHSEHATGQSLLSWSLYAGLSFLWFAYGMVVGKLPIYVGNGLSMVLNLLMVIGILIHAGVTF
- a CDS encoding VOC family protein produces the protein MSLNYVMIGSNDVAKARKYYDAVVPQIGGKVIAEYMPHAVCYELRGGGCIWVATPFDKEVATIGNGNMVGLLCQNEAEVRDAHATALANGGANEGDPGDRPQYGPNFFGAYARDPDGNKMSFVYFSDAG
- a CDS encoding DUF1491 family protein, whose protein sequence is MTRLTAEFWVHAYLARLRFQDIPAYVVAHGDDTAGAVLVKLSTLDGQAVAFQRSFDLMSGERKWVELSSGPEGHVDQAIQRQRGFDPDLWVIEVEDRQGRHLLGEEGLE